The window GAACAAATCTTTAGAATAAATATTTtctcttctaccaaaaagaacaaatattttctctGGATATCAACATGTATGCCCCTGATCAATGTCACAGGGCAACACTGGCTGGGAACAAAAAACATCACACCAAGGGAATATCAAGGCAGTTTCACTGCATCAACCAACATCAACCAATCTAACTCGTAACACTTGTTAGTGACGGACAACGAACTCCAGTGTTGTTGCTCCTCCACGGGCTGAATGAGGTAATCTGACAAAAAATGAAACCTTAATTTCCCCTTGAAATTCTTGATTAAATTACCGATACCTTCCTCGTCGTTCTTCTCTTTGCTGTTTCCTAGATAGCTCCTCATTTTTCGCCTTCTCTGCTTCATGTGTTTGttcctcttttcctcttccttcagCTTTCGCTTTTTCATCTACATAAAAGGCATAAATCAACGAATTCAGACAGGAACTTTGAAGTCCAAAAATAAATGGGCAGACATTTGTGATTGTATAATATTTACAACATTGGTCAATAAATTGTATATTCTAGAGAGGTTCAAAGGAAACACAGGGTGAGCCTCAGTGGGACCAACCAGCTGCAAAAAAATAAGGCTAAGCAGGCATATTAACAGAAAAACAGCATATAAGACACTTGAAACTGAAAGGTAGGGCATACCAtttcacccccccccaaaaaaaatagtcTAAACAGTTTGATTGGAGGGCAACCACTCCCACTCATACAGATCATTGGCCCAGCCCagatcataaaaaaaaactacacgGACATCTTAATCACAGAGGATCAAACTAAGAAAGCTCACCGACAAAGAAAGAAGCCCATCCCATGCCCCAAAAGAAGTTGGGCCTCTATGTGGTTTATATCCATGGGAGAAGGCCATGTTGAGGAGATGAAAATGTCTAGACACTTCATAAAATCTGCGACTGGTCAAAATCATGCAGAATAGTGAAGGTTGAACTGGGTCCAGAAGCATGTACCTTTTCATTTCTGATCAGCTGAAGATGTTGGACAAGAGCATGGACTTTGCGCTCATGTGGCTCCATAACCACAGCCCGTCGGCTTTCAAGAAGCGGACGCTTCCTACTATATCTGTCCTTAGGCTTTGAAGCAAATGGGAGAGCCGCTTGAAGAGACTTGGGGATCACCAATGGATTGAACTTCCTTAACTTGCATTCAATCGGTTGTTCATCAAGGAGAAAATAGAATATCAAAAACAGTAGGAGAAAGACAAATTGAGAGGGTAACCCAATCTACacgaaaaattaaattttcacCTTGTACAATGAGTCCTTGTTGACAGGATTATGTAgtattttgttctttccttaGCTCAGTAACTGGTTGTCGAGGGGCAGCAAAAGTAAATTGAAGCAAATGCAAAGAAAGACATGTTGGTACTGACCTTGAACATGGTGCTGAAGTGATTATTGCGGAAGAAAACACAAAGCTCCCGTTCCTTCAGACCTTCCTGGAGGCAAAAGAGGCTGCCCAAGCCAAGATAACAAAAGAATCTCCTTATAACATCCACATAGCAAAAAAGGAAGCTCCCAGactgagaaaaagaaaacttctaAAAGTCCCTCACATACCCATATATGGTTAGTTGGCTCGCATTGTTCCCCAGAAAATTCTTGATAAGTTCCCCTAAATGCAGGAACATAGAAAAGAATTAGTCATAAAATCAAGCAATGAAAGAAGTGCTCACAGAATCCTCCTTAATATCAAGCAACTGCTTACCCTAAATGCAGGAACATAGAAAAGAATGAGTCATAAAATCAAGCAATGAAAGATATGCTAACATAATCCTACTTTACATCCAGCAACTGCTTACCTTTCTGCTGAGTGATTTCATCCCTGGGTTGCAAATCACTTCCATCTCCGGCACCTTGGTCAGCTTGCTCGGCAAGAACCATCTCGCCTTCATACATAGGCTCCCGGTTTTCATAAATTGTTAATCCTGGACCAAGTATGCAATCCCTTCTCTAGGTTGCCCTCCCTTCTTTTTATCTTTGTTGCTAATCTCTTCTTTTGCAGCCTGCCAATGAAAATTCAATCAACAATCAAACAGAAATAACCCACTATGATGAGACTGTAAATTGACATGCTCTTTATCAGCCAATGTCTGTCCAGGGGAATTCATGGTAAAGGATTTTTCTGAACATTTATTCTGAAAGCAAATTTCTGAAGACCTTTAAGAATACCAGAACAACCAATCATCATAATAAAgatacccaaaaataaatgcCTGGATTATATATATCAGCCATAAAACACAAGCAGCCAAAAACAGATTTATCATACTGCATAGATTACAGAAGCAAGCCTTCAACGGAGATATGTAGGAGGATCATCTGAAATGGAAGTTTCACCAAAAATAGGTGAAAATGTCCCTCGAACTTGAACAAATGACAGGATCCATTGGCTCGTAGATTTTCTCCGGAGTGAGCGATAAAAGTAACATAACTATTGGTATGGTGTAAAATTAAGGTTTTGGAGCCACTACTTGATCAACAATAGTTCTTCCATGGACCAGAAAGGGACTTGCCATGAACAGGGTAAAATGAAGAAGAGTCAATACAAATCTAGGTTGACTGAACTAGAAAAGTTTGTCATTAGGTTGCACCAAAGGGGCTCCTGTGATTAGAGTGTTCTGGTCTTTGAGTTGCAGAGCCATTTTTGCGACAATTACTTCAAGCTTGGTTCCAAGAGTTAGCACAAAATACAGATGAAGTAAGAACAGGCTAATTATCAGATTTTTTTCCTGCAATTGCTATAAAAAATTATCCTTACAAATGACTAAACCATCTTACTtatattttctcacatttttttCCGACAATTGCTACACTAGTTCATATTTATCTTCCCCATTCTGTTCCCAAAAGTTGTGCTACTCATCCATCTTGACATCTCATCAGGCAGCATATCAATTATATTTCTGTGTCGTTCCTTGGAATTGCAACATTCAACTCCAAAACACATGGTTGGTCTAAAAGCTGTTTTATAAAATTCCAGCTTCAGATTTAAGAGCATGGCTGTCTTAAtacagtaagaaaaaaaaactcactagTTCATCCAACCTAATCTAATTGGGCATCACCAGTTCAAACTCCCCCTCTCTGTATAGCTGATTGAACcaagatgaaaaaaatgatcATCAATTAATTCATCAGTGAAAACTGGTTTATACCGGCTACCATAGAGGGTGGCAATTCAATTCCTTATTCTAATGCAAGGTGCCATATTTGGTTGTGCAAGGCACTATTAGGTTGGACTGCAATGCAGACAACCTTTGAATCTAAGCAGCCAAAACCACATTGATAAATGATTCAGCTTCTGACAAATTATTCAATCTCATAATTTGCATTAGATTTATATCCCATGACAGGCTTCACATGATATTGAGTGAAACCACACTCTTCTATATCTATAGCTATCACATGAAAACAAGGATTTACATCTGCAAAAATCCTCAAGCCAATGCATACCCTTAAAAAACTTTCACAGAGCTAACAGAGAACTAGTCAGGAAACATAATGACATTTATCCAAAGGTTCCCTCCCATATTATACATTAGTACTGCattcaattaaaaattttaacatCGTAACAGTACATTTTTCTAAACATTGCTAATGGAATATGACTTTACAGAATACAAAAGCAcaaagaaaatgacaaagaaaCCAAAGTGAAATAGAAAGCATATAACAGATTTACATAATTCAGCACTGTGTTATGTCTATGCTCATtgaggatctctctctctctctctctctctctctcttataataTTCAAGGGCTGAGAATACAAGCATGCCAATTATAACAGATTCACAAAGTTCCCAAGAAATCCCTTTAGAGCCCTATAAATCCACCAATGTATATTTAACAatatgacaaaaataaaaaagaaaacagccATTACGTACGTTGCCATATCAACTTAACCTCAGTCAAATTTGGAACAAGGGAACACCCGATTAGGAAAAAGGGAGCACCcgattgaatttcaaaataggAGGCCACAGGTGGTTCAAAGAGGTTCTCAAAAGTAAACCAAGACAAAATTCAGAAACCAGAGCTACAAAGTACAAACACCTAcaaatgtaaagaaaaaaaaattgatcgcTTCTCATGAATAAAAACAACCAGGGGGGatcggggactagttctcccaTCATTTTTCAGACACAAAAGTTCAAAACATAATTGCAATGCAAATCCCTAACCGCATCCAATCCAGGTTCCATTCCATTACAGAGATGAAATCAGATCTGTGAATTAGTGCTCGAAATGATACCTGAGCTTGACGATCGAACTTGTTGCTGTAAGGAGAGTTGCAGTGAGACCGTTTCTTGACGAGACAGAGAGACGCTGAGATTTGCGAGAGAAGAGAACTTCGAGCTTCGCAAGAGAGCAGAGAACGTTGAGCTTCGCAATAGAGTAGAGAACGTCGAGCTTCGCGAGAGAGCAGAGACGGTCGTCGAGCTTCGCGAGAGAGTTGTAGCTTGTGGAGGGCTACAAGGAGATAGAGAGGGTAGGGCGTCGGGACTCGGGACTATTTCACGATTTTTCTCCGTCactttttgttttaagaaacagaaaaacaactGATAGGTATTTCTTCATTCctgtttctaggaacaaaaatatatataaatttcaatttttattttatagataggtgaaacagaaccaaaaaatcaaatagaaaatatgatgtttttctgtttctgagtACAGAAAACGGAAaaactgtttctggaaacaaaatcaaacgggcccgaACTTTCCCAACCAACtcagaaaatcaaattcaaacacAAGAGTAACACACGATGAACGTATAATGGAGTAGAAGGAAGAGCCATACCCTCGAAGGAAATCTTCTCTGCGCTCTCGTAAAAGTAATCATCAGTCAACTTTTTCTAAAACGAAGAACATGAAACCAAATACTTATAATTTGAGCATTTAGGGTTTCCTTTGGTCTTCCCTTATTTTCAAACTAAATCTATTAGGTCTACTACTTTGaacaaaaataacattttaaTGTCCTTATGGAAGGATTCCTTCAAATATATCATTACATTCATTAATAGATACCACTACTTAAATTTAAACCAAAGAGAGAATAGCATATTCAACCATTAATAAAATAAGTTTCACCAAGGGCAGCACTACAGAGTCATGCAAAGCAGAATGCCCATATATCATTCAACCATCACAATGAAATTGCATAATTTCCTATGGCAAACTAAAATGTGGAAGT of the Macadamia integrifolia cultivar HAES 741 unplaced genomic scaffold, SCU_Mint_v3 scaffold368, whole genome shotgun sequence genome contains:
- the LOC122068296 gene encoding ubiquitin carboxyl-terminal hydrolase MIY1-like, with protein sequence MYEGEMVLAEQADQGAGDGSDLQPRDEITQQKGELIKNFLGNNASQLTIYGLFCLQEGLKERELCVFFRNNHFSTMFKLRKFNPLVIPKSLQAALPFASKPKDRYSRKRPLLESRRAVVMEPHERKVHALVQHLQLIRNEKMKKRKLKEEEKRNKHMKQRRRKMRSYLGNSKEKNDEEGIGNLIKNFKGKLRFHFLSDYLIQPVEEQQHWSSLSVTNKCYELDWLMLVDAVKLP